From Klebsiella electrica, the proteins below share one genomic window:
- a CDS encoding type IV pilus twitching motility protein PilT, with amino-acid sequence MELEEIVALSVKHNVSDLHLCNTSAARWRRQGKLEPAPFHTPDIVKWLDTWLDEHQRAHWLANGQVDFALAPVGVPRLRANAFSHAQGISLALRLLPESCPRIEALHVPAALTELLNEESGLILVTGATGSGKSTTLAAMVNHLNQQREGHILTLEDPVEFVHHSERCLIQQREIGRDCPSFSSALRAALRQDPDVILLGELRDSETIRLALTAAETGHLVMATLHTRGAAQAIERLVDVFPAQEKEPIRSQLAGSLCAVLAQKLLPTASGGRVALYELLLNTLAVANLIREGKTHQLPGVMQTGQQAGMLTFTQSFQQRVAAGLL; translated from the coding sequence ATGGAGCTGGAAGAAATCGTGGCCCTTAGTGTAAAGCATAATGTCTCCGATCTACACCTGTGCAATACCTCGGCAGCGCGCTGGCGTCGGCAGGGAAAGCTTGAGCCGGCGCCATTTCACACGCCGGATATCGTGAAATGGCTTGATACGTGGCTCGATGAGCATCAGCGCGCGCACTGGCTGGCCAACGGACAGGTCGATTTTGCCTTAGCCCCCGTCGGCGTACCGCGCCTTCGTGCCAACGCATTTTCTCACGCTCAGGGGATTTCGTTAGCGCTGCGCCTGTTGCCGGAAAGCTGCCCCCGGATTGAGGCGCTGCATGTGCCCGCGGCGCTGACGGAACTGCTGAATGAAGAAAGCGGTTTGATTCTGGTAACCGGCGCCACCGGCAGCGGTAAGTCGACCACGCTGGCGGCGATGGTCAATCATCTCAACCAGCAGCGCGAAGGGCATATTCTGACCCTTGAAGATCCGGTGGAGTTTGTCCATCACAGCGAGCGATGTCTGATTCAGCAGCGTGAAATCGGGCGCGACTGCCCCTCTTTTTCCTCGGCGCTGCGGGCGGCACTGCGCCAGGATCCCGATGTGATTCTGCTGGGTGAGCTGCGCGACAGCGAAACGATCCGCCTGGCGCTGACCGCTGCCGAGACCGGACATCTGGTGATGGCCACGCTGCATACCCGAGGTGCGGCGCAGGCGATTGAGCGACTGGTGGATGTCTTCCCCGCGCAGGAAAAAGAACCCATACGTAGCCAGCTAGCGGGAAGTTTATGTGCGGTGCTGGCACAAAAATTACTGCCGACAGCGTCAGGGGGAAGAGTTGCGCTATACGAGCTTTTGCTGAACACCCTGGCGGTAGCGAATTTGATCCGCGAAGGGAAAACTCATCAACTGCCGGGGGTGATGCAAACCGGGCAACAAGCCGGCATGCTGACTTTTACGCAAAGTTTTCAACAGCGTGTGGCAGCGGGCCTGTTATAA
- a CDS encoding LuxR C-terminal-related transcriptional regulator has translation MINFSGNSSNSCQIVFITHPSIQSKAFATYLTDTLSVMVTLHNINKPLTQRLPKESVILFDIAVSNKKLNGLWRDLIRSYAENPRLLIINSAQKYELYEMTQWPALYGVFRHDDDESRLIEGVKAVLNGEQTAELSVMHPAMYAVDQTSLPTERSPLTERECEILNELRCGATNMDIARALFISENTVRTHLYNVFRKLSVKNRTQAVSWANEHLRH, from the coding sequence GTGATTAATTTTTCAGGCAATTCATCCAATTCTTGTCAGATTGTTTTTATTACTCATCCGTCAATTCAGAGTAAGGCGTTTGCCACTTACCTGACCGATACTTTGTCGGTTATGGTGACGCTTCATAATATTAACAAACCGCTAACTCAACGGTTGCCGAAAGAATCAGTAATATTATTTGATATTGCTGTATCGAATAAAAAGCTCAATGGGCTGTGGCGAGATCTTATTCGGTCTTATGCGGAAAATCCGCGACTGCTGATTATCAATAGCGCACAAAAATATGAGCTTTATGAAATGACGCAGTGGCCTGCGCTGTACGGCGTTTTCCGCCATGACGATGATGAATCGCGTTTAATTGAGGGCGTTAAGGCCGTACTTAATGGCGAACAGACGGCTGAATTGAGCGTGATGCACCCGGCGATGTATGCCGTGGATCAGACATCGCTGCCGACGGAGAGGTCGCCGCTGACCGAGCGTGAATGTGAAATTCTCAATGAATTACGCTGCGGCGCAACCAATATGGATATTGCTCGTGCGCTGTTTATCAGTGAAAACACGGTACGCACGCATCTGTACAATGTTTTCCGTAAGCTGAGCGTAAAAAACCGCACCCAGGCCGTCAGCTGGGCGAATGAACATTTGCGTCACTAG
- the ruvX gene encoding Holliday junction resolvase RuvX, translated as MSGTLLGFDFGTKSIGVAVGQRITGTARPLPALKAQDGKPDWNVIEKLLKEWQPEAVIVGLPLNMDGTEQPLTARARNFANKIHGRFGVKITLHDERLSTVEARAGLFEHGGFRALNKGSIDSASAVIILESYFEQGF; from the coding sequence ATGAGCGGAACATTATTAGGTTTTGATTTCGGCACCAAAAGCATCGGCGTTGCGGTCGGCCAACGCATTACCGGTACCGCACGCCCTCTTCCCGCGCTGAAAGCGCAGGACGGTAAACCGGACTGGAACGTTATCGAAAAGCTGCTTAAAGAGTGGCAACCAGAGGCGGTCATCGTCGGCCTGCCGTTGAATATGGACGGCACTGAGCAGCCGCTCACCGCGCGCGCACGTAACTTCGCCAATAAAATTCACGGCCGCTTTGGGGTGAAAATCACGCTGCACGACGAGCGCTTGAGCACGGTAGAAGCCCGCGCCGGGCTGTTTGAGCACGGCGGGTTCCGCGCCCTGAACAAAGGCAGTATTGATTCAGCCTCTGCGGTGATAATCCTGGAAAGCTACTTCGAGCAGGGCTTCTGA
- a CDS encoding YqgE/AlgH family protein: MNLQHHFLIAMPALQDPIFRRSVVYICEYNDDGAMGIIINKPLENLQIDGILEKLNIVAEPRNPEIRLDKPVMLGGPLAEDRGFILHSPPSDFSSSIRISDNTVITTSRDVLETLGTDKQPANVLVALGYSSWEKGQLEQEILDNAWLTAPADQNILFKTPIAERWREAAKLIGIDIVTMPGIAGHA, encoded by the coding sequence ATGAATTTACAGCATCACTTTCTGATTGCCATGCCTGCTCTTCAGGATCCGATATTCCGCCGCTCCGTGGTCTATATCTGCGAATACAACGACGATGGCGCCATGGGCATTATCATCAATAAGCCGCTGGAAAACTTGCAGATTGACGGAATTCTGGAAAAGTTAAACATTGTCGCTGAACCGCGCAATCCGGAGATTCGTCTGGATAAGCCGGTGATGCTCGGCGGGCCGCTGGCGGAAGATCGCGGTTTTATTCTGCACTCACCGCCTTCTGATTTTTCCTCCAGCATCCGCATCTCCGATAACACGGTGATCACCACTTCCCGCGACGTACTGGAAACGCTCGGTACGGACAAGCAACCGGCTAACGTCCTGGTTGCGCTGGGTTATTCCTCCTGGGAAAAGGGTCAGCTGGAACAGGAAATCCTTGATAACGCCTGGCTGACGGCCCCGGCGGATCAGAATATTTTGTTTAAAACGCCTATTGCCGAGCGTTGGCGCGAGGCGGCGAAACTGATCGGTATTGATATTGTGACGATGCCCGGCATAGCGGGGCACGCATAA
- the gshB gene encoding glutathione synthase — translation MIKLGIVMDPIATINIKKDTSFAMLLEAQRRGYELHYMEMNDLYLINGDARARTRKLSVEQNYDKWYEFTGEQDLPLADLDVILMRKDPPFDTEFIYATYILERAEDKGTLIVNKPQSLRDCNEKLFTAWFADLTPETLVTRNKAQLKAFWEKHGDIILKPLDGMGGASIFRVKEGDPNLPVIAETLTELGSRYCMAQNYLPAIKDGDKRVLVVDGEPVPYCLARIPQGGETRGNLAAGGRGEARPLSDSDWAIARRVGPTLKAKGLIFVGLDIIGDRLTEINVTSPTCVREIEAAFPISITGMLMDAIEKRLNK, via the coding sequence ATGATCAAGCTCGGCATCGTGATGGACCCCATCGCAACCATCAACATCAAGAAAGACACCAGCTTCGCTATGTTGCTGGAAGCCCAGCGTCGCGGCTATGAACTCCATTATATGGAGATGAACGACCTGTACTTAATCAACGGGGACGCCCGCGCCCGTACGCGTAAGCTGAGCGTGGAGCAGAATTACGATAAGTGGTACGAGTTTACCGGCGAGCAGGATCTGCCGCTGGCGGATCTCGACGTCATTCTGATGCGTAAGGATCCGCCGTTTGATACCGAGTTTATTTACGCGACCTACATTCTTGAACGTGCCGAAGATAAAGGCACTCTGATCGTCAACAAACCGCAGAGCCTGCGCGACTGTAACGAAAAGCTGTTTACCGCCTGGTTTGCCGATCTGACGCCGGAAACGCTGGTGACCCGCAATAAAGCCCAGCTGAAAGCCTTCTGGGAAAAGCACGGCGACATTATTCTCAAACCGCTGGACGGTATGGGCGGCGCCTCTATTTTCCGCGTAAAAGAGGGCGATCCGAACCTGCCGGTGATTGCGGAAACGCTGACCGAGCTGGGCAGCCGTTACTGCATGGCGCAGAACTACCTGCCGGCCATTAAAGATGGCGATAAGCGCGTGCTGGTTGTCGACGGCGAGCCGGTGCCTTATTGCCTGGCGCGTATCCCGCAGGGTGGGGAAACCCGTGGAAATCTTGCGGCCGGCGGCCGCGGCGAAGCGCGTCCGCTGAGCGATAGCGACTGGGCCATTGCGCGCCGCGTCGGGCCGACGCTGAAAGCCAAAGGGCTGATCTTCGTCGGTCTGGATATCATCGGCGATCGTCTGACGGAAATTAATGTCACCAGCCCAACCTGCGTACGCGAAATTGAAGCGGCGTTCCCGATCTCCATCACCGGTATGCTGATGGACGCTATCGAGAAGCGCCTCAATAAATAA
- the rsmE gene encoding 16S rRNA (uracil(1498)-N(3))-methyltransferase, whose translation MRIPRIHHPEPITVGSQIALSDDAANHVGRVLRMGKGQAIQLFDGSNQVFEAVIAEAGKKNVLVDVIGSETDDRESPLHIHLGQVMSRGEKMEFTIQKSIELGVSLITPLFSERCGVKLDAERLQKKIQQWQKIAIAACEQSGRNVVPEIRPAMQLEAWCAEADNGLKLNLHPRASASINTLPLPVERVRLLIGPEGGLSAEEIAMTARYQFTDILLGPRVLRTETTALTAITALQVRFGDLG comes from the coding sequence ATGCGCATCCCTCGCATCCACCACCCGGAACCTATTACCGTAGGCAGTCAAATCGCCCTCTCTGACGATGCCGCCAATCACGTTGGCCGCGTATTGCGTATGGGCAAAGGCCAGGCCATCCAGCTTTTTGACGGCAGCAATCAGGTTTTCGAGGCGGTGATCGCCGAAGCCGGCAAGAAAAACGTGTTAGTTGACGTGATCGGCAGCGAAACAGACGATCGCGAATCCCCTCTGCATATTCACCTGGGCCAGGTGATGTCGCGCGGCGAAAAGATGGAATTCACCATCCAGAAATCGATTGAACTCGGTGTAAGCCTCATAACGCCACTGTTTTCCGAGCGCTGCGGCGTTAAACTGGACGCCGAACGTTTGCAGAAAAAGATCCAGCAGTGGCAGAAAATCGCCATCGCCGCCTGCGAGCAGAGCGGCCGCAACGTGGTGCCGGAGATTCGCCCGGCGATGCAGCTGGAGGCCTGGTGCGCTGAAGCGGATAATGGTCTGAAGCTCAATCTACACCCGCGCGCCAGCGCCAGTATCAACACGCTGCCATTGCCGGTTGAACGCGTTCGTTTGCTGATTGGCCCGGAAGGCGGCCTGTCAGCGGAAGAGATAGCGATGACCGCTCGCTACCAGTTTACTGATATTCTGTTGGGACCGCGCGTTCTGCGTACAGAGACAACTGCGCTCACTGCCATTACCGCCCTGCAGGTGCGTTTTGGCGACTTAGGTTGA
- the endA gene encoding deoxyribonuclease I: MSRIYVFAAAFLTAACSGQVAAEGITSFAQAKAAGVKVNADAPGDFYCGCKIDWQGKKGVIDLESCGYKVRKNENRASRVEWEHVVPAWQFGHQRQCWQDGGRKNCAKDPVYRQMESDMHNLQPAVGEVNGDRANFMYGQWNGGEGQYGQCAMKVDFKDKVAEPPARARGAIARTYFYMRDTYQLTLSRQQTQLFTAWDKLYPVTSWECERDERIAKVQGNHNPYVQRACQAQKS; encoded by the coding sequence ATGTCCCGTATTTATGTGTTTGCCGCGGCGTTTCTGACCGCCGCCTGTAGCGGCCAGGTCGCGGCCGAAGGAATCACCAGTTTTGCCCAGGCGAAAGCCGCCGGGGTAAAGGTCAATGCCGATGCCCCCGGCGATTTCTACTGCGGCTGTAAAATCGACTGGCAGGGGAAAAAAGGCGTTATCGATCTGGAATCTTGCGGTTATAAAGTGCGTAAAAATGAAAACCGCGCCAGTCGGGTCGAGTGGGAGCACGTCGTTCCGGCCTGGCAGTTTGGCCACCAGCGCCAGTGCTGGCAGGACGGCGGGCGGAAAAACTGCGCCAAAGACCCGGTCTATCGCCAGATGGAAAGCGATATGCACAACCTGCAGCCGGCCGTGGGCGAAGTTAACGGCGACCGCGCCAACTTTATGTATGGTCAGTGGAACGGCGGCGAAGGCCAGTACGGCCAGTGCGCCATGAAGGTCGACTTTAAGGATAAGGTTGCCGAGCCGCCCGCCCGCGCCCGCGGTGCTATCGCCCGTACCTACTTCTATATGCGCGATACTTATCAGCTGACCCTCTCCCGCCAGCAAACCCAGCTTTTTACCGCCTGGGATAAGTTGTATCCGGTCACCTCCTGGGAGTGCGAACGCGACGAGCGCATCGCTAAAGTACAGGGCAACCACAATCCGTACGTCCAGCGAGCTTGCCAGGCGCAAAAGAGCTAA
- a CDS encoding SprT family zinc-dependent metalloprotease: MKTPRIPIAIQQAVMRSLREKLAQANLRLDRQYPEPSLVYQQRGTSAGTAWLEKNEIRLNPVLLLENQQAFIDEVVPHELAHLLVWKHFGRVAPHGKEWKWMMESVLGVAARRTHRFELDSVRRNTFPYRCQCQQHQLTVRRHNRVVRGEATYRCVRCGDLLVAEE; this comes from the coding sequence ATGAAAACGCCCCGAATTCCCATCGCCATTCAGCAGGCCGTTATGCGCAGCCTGCGGGAAAAGCTCGCCCAGGCCAACCTCAGGCTTGACCGTCAATACCCGGAACCGAGCCTGGTTTACCAGCAGCGCGGCACCTCCGCCGGTACCGCCTGGCTGGAAAAGAACGAAATTCGCCTCAACCCGGTGCTGCTGCTGGAAAACCAGCAGGCCTTTATCGATGAAGTCGTCCCGCATGAACTGGCGCATCTGCTGGTCTGGAAACACTTCGGCCGCGTGGCGCCGCACGGCAAAGAGTGGAAATGGATGATGGAGAGCGTGCTCGGTGTCGCCGCCCGTCGCACCCATCGTTTCGAACTCGACTCCGTTCGCCGGAACACCTTCCCTTACCGCTGCCAGTGCCAGCAGCATCAGCTCACCGTCCGTCGCCACAACCGCGTCGTTCGGGGTGAAGCGACTTACCGCTGCGTTCGCTGCGGCGATCTGCTGGTCGCCGAAGAGTAA
- a CDS encoding sugar porter family MFS transporter encodes MPDNKKQGRSNKTMTFFVCFLAALAGLLFGLDIGVIAGALPFIANEFQISAHTQEWVVSSMMFGAAVGAVGSGWLSFRLGRKKSLMIGAILFVAGSLFSAAAPNVEVLLVSRVLLGLAVGVASYTAPLYLSEIAPEKIRGSMISMYQLMITIGILGAYLSDTAFSYSGAWRWMLGVIIIPAILLLIGVIFLPDSPRWFAAKRRFVDAERVLLRLRDTSAEAKRELDEIRESLKIKQSGWELFKENSNFRRAVFLGILLQVMQQFTGMNVIMYYAPKIFELAGYANTTEQMWGTVIVGLTNVLATFIAIGLVDRWGRKPTLILGFIVMAAGMGVLGAMMHMGIHSATAQYFAVLMLLMFIVGFAMSAGPLIWVLCSEIQPLKGRDFGITCSTATNWIANMIVGATFLTMLNSLGSANTFWVYGGLNVLFILLTLWLIPETKNVSLEHIERNLMKGRPLREIGARD; translated from the coding sequence ATGCCTGACAACAAAAAACAAGGGCGCTCGAACAAAACGATGACGTTCTTTGTCTGTTTCCTCGCCGCGCTGGCGGGCCTGCTTTTCGGCCTTGATATCGGTGTTATTGCGGGTGCCTTACCCTTTATTGCCAACGAGTTCCAGATAAGCGCTCATACTCAGGAATGGGTGGTGAGCTCCATGATGTTCGGCGCCGCCGTCGGTGCCGTCGGCAGCGGCTGGCTCTCCTTCCGTCTCGGGCGGAAAAAGAGCCTGATGATCGGCGCGATCCTGTTCGTCGCCGGTTCGCTGTTCTCCGCTGCCGCCCCGAACGTTGAAGTGCTGCTCGTCTCCCGCGTGCTGCTCGGCCTGGCCGTTGGCGTCGCGTCGTACACCGCGCCGCTGTACCTGTCGGAGATTGCGCCCGAAAAAATCCGCGGCAGCATGATTTCAATGTATCAGCTGATGATCACCATCGGGATCCTCGGCGCCTATCTGTCGGACACCGCCTTCAGCTACAGCGGCGCATGGCGCTGGATGCTGGGGGTGATTATCATCCCGGCAATTCTGCTGCTGATTGGCGTTATCTTCCTGCCGGACAGCCCGCGCTGGTTTGCGGCCAAACGCCGCTTTGTCGACGCCGAACGCGTCCTGCTGCGCCTGCGCGACACCAGCGCTGAAGCCAAACGCGAGCTGGATGAAATTCGTGAAAGCCTGAAGATCAAGCAGTCTGGCTGGGAGCTGTTTAAAGAAAACAGCAACTTCCGCCGCGCCGTGTTCCTCGGCATCCTGCTGCAGGTGATGCAACAGTTCACCGGGATGAACGTCATCATGTATTACGCGCCGAAGATTTTTGAACTGGCGGGTTATGCCAATACCACCGAACAGATGTGGGGGACTGTCATCGTCGGTCTGACCAACGTGCTGGCGACCTTCATCGCTATCGGGCTGGTTGACCGCTGGGGGCGTAAACCGACGCTGATCCTCGGCTTTATCGTCATGGCCGCCGGTATGGGCGTGCTGGGCGCGATGATGCACATGGGTATTCACTCAGCCACCGCCCAGTACTTCGCCGTACTGATGCTGCTGATGTTTATCGTTGGCTTCGCCATGAGCGCTGGCCCGCTGATCTGGGTGCTGTGTTCTGAAATTCAGCCGCTGAAAGGCCGCGATTTCGGCATCACCTGCTCTACGGCCACCAACTGGATCGCCAATATGATAGTCGGCGCCACCTTCCTGACCATGCTTAACTCGCTGGGCAGCGCGAACACCTTCTGGGTCTACGGCGGTCTGAACGTCCTGTTCATTCTGCTGACGCTGTGGCTTATCCCGGAAACCAAAAACGTTTCGCTGGAACACATCGAACGTAACCTGATGAAAGGCCGCCCGCTGCGCGAAATCGGCGCTCGCGACTGA
- the metK gene encoding methionine adenosyltransferase: MAKHLFTSESVSEGHPDKIADQISDAVLDAILEQDPKARVACETYVKTGMVLVGGEITTSAWVDIEEITRNTVREIGYVHSDMGFDANSCAVLSAIGKQSPDINQGVDRADPLEQGAGDQGLMFGYATNETDVLMPAPVTYAHRLVQRQAEVRKNGTLPWLRPDAKSQVTFQYDDGKIVGIDAVVLSTQHAEDIDQKSLQEAVMEEIIKPVLPTEWLNSATKFFINPTGRFVIGGPMGDCGLTGRKIIVDTYGGMARHGGGAFSGKDPSKVDRSAAYAARYVAKNIVAAGLADRCEIQVSYAIGVAEPTSIMVETFGTEKVPSEQLTLLVREFFDLRPYGLIQMLDLLHPIYKETAAYGHFGREHFPWEKTDKAALLREAAGLK, encoded by the coding sequence ATGGCAAAACACCTCTTTACGTCCGAGTCTGTATCAGAAGGGCATCCAGACAAAATTGCTGACCAAATCTCCGATGCCGTGCTGGATGCGATCCTCGAACAGGATCCGAAAGCGCGTGTCGCGTGTGAAACTTATGTCAAAACTGGCATGGTGCTGGTCGGCGGTGAAATCACCACCAGCGCATGGGTTGATATCGAAGAGATTACCCGTAACACGGTTCGTGAAATTGGCTACGTGCATTCCGATATGGGCTTTGATGCCAACTCCTGCGCCGTTCTGAGCGCGATTGGTAAACAATCCCCGGATATCAATCAGGGCGTTGATCGCGCCGATCCGCTGGAGCAAGGCGCGGGTGACCAGGGCCTGATGTTTGGCTATGCCACCAACGAAACCGACGTTCTGATGCCAGCGCCAGTCACCTATGCTCACCGTCTGGTGCAGCGTCAGGCTGAAGTGCGCAAAAACGGCACCCTGCCATGGCTGCGCCCGGACGCGAAAAGCCAGGTGACCTTCCAGTACGACGACGGCAAAATCGTCGGTATCGATGCCGTGGTTCTGTCTACTCAGCACGCGGAAGACATCGATCAGAAATCCCTGCAGGAAGCGGTGATGGAAGAGATAATCAAGCCGGTTCTGCCGACCGAATGGCTGAACAGCGCGACCAAATTCTTCATCAACCCGACCGGTCGTTTTGTTATCGGCGGCCCGATGGGCGACTGCGGCCTGACCGGTCGTAAAATCATCGTCGATACCTACGGCGGCATGGCTCGTCACGGCGGCGGTGCGTTCTCCGGTAAAGATCCGTCTAAAGTTGACCGTTCTGCAGCCTATGCCGCACGCTATGTGGCGAAAAACATCGTTGCGGCTGGCCTGGCCGACCGTTGTGAGATTCAGGTCTCCTACGCTATCGGCGTGGCGGAACCGACCTCCATTATGGTGGAAACGTTCGGTACCGAAAAAGTGCCGTCCGAGCAGCTGACTCTGCTGGTGCGTGAATTCTTCGACCTGCGTCCTTACGGCCTGATCCAGATGCTGGATCTGCTGCACCCGATCTACAAAGAGACCGCAGCATACGGTCACTTCGGTCGTGAACATTTCCCGTGGGAAAAAACCGACAAAGCCGCTCTGCTGCGTGAAGCCGCCGGCCTGAAATAA
- the yqgB gene encoding acid stress response protein YqgB → MNKKPVAQSQSQHYLLGFSTVHGLLSRLRTAIVVNITI, encoded by the coding sequence ATGAATAAGAAACCGGTCGCGCAGTCGCAAAGCCAGCACTATCTGCTGGGGTTTAGCACTGTTCATGGGTTGTTATCGCGTCTTCGGACTGCGATAGTAGTCAATATTACAATTTGA
- the speA gene encoding biosynthetic arginine decarboxylase: protein MSDDMSSVSPSSAGEHGVLRSMQEVAMSSQEASKMLRTYNIAWWGNNYYDVNELGHISVCPDPDVPEARVDLAELVKAREAQGQRLPALFCFPQILQHRLRSINAAFKRARESYGYNGDYFLVYPIKVNQHRRVIESLIHSGEPLGLEAGSKAELMAVLAHAGMTRSVIVCNGYKDREYIRLALVGEKMGHKVYLVIEKMSEIAIVLEEAERLNVVPRLGVRARLASQGSGKWQSSGGEKSKFGLAATQVLQLVEILRAAGHLDSLQLLHFHLGSQMANIRDIATGVRESARFYVELHKLGVNIQCFDVGGGLGVDYEGTRSQSDCSVNYGLNEYANNIIWAIGDACEENGLPHPTVITESGRAVTAHHTVLVSNIIGVERNEYTEATPPAQDAARPLQSMWETWQEMHETGNRRSLREWLHDSQMDLHDIHIGYSSGTFNLQERAWAEQLYLNMCHEVQKQLDPSNRAHRPIIDELQERMADKIYVNFSLFQSMPDAWGIDQLFPVMPLEGLNMVPERRAVLLDITCDSDGAIDHYVDGDGIATTMPMPEYDPENPPMLGFFMVGAYQEILGNMHNLFGDTEAVDVFVFPDGSVEVELSDEGDTVADMLQYVQLDPNTLLTQFRDQVKNSGLDDALQQQFLEEFEAGLYGYTYLEDE, encoded by the coding sequence ATGTCTGACGACATGTCTTCAGTTTCGCCTTCGTCAGCAGGCGAACACGGTGTACTACGTTCCATGCAGGAGGTTGCGATGAGCTCCCAGGAAGCCAGCAAAATGCTACGTACTTACAATATTGCCTGGTGGGGTAATAACTACTACGACGTTAACGAACTGGGCCATATCAGCGTTTGCCCGGATCCCGACGTCCCGGAAGCGCGCGTTGACCTTGCAGAGTTGGTGAAAGCACGCGAAGCGCAGGGGCAGCGCCTGCCGGCACTGTTCTGCTTCCCGCAGATCCTGCAACATCGCCTGCGCTCGATTAACGCCGCGTTTAAACGCGCGCGTGAGTCCTATGGCTACAACGGCGATTACTTCCTGGTCTATCCGATCAAGGTTAACCAGCATCGCCGCGTGATTGAGTCGTTGATCCATTCCGGTGAACCGCTGGGTCTGGAAGCAGGCTCCAAGGCGGAGCTGATGGCGGTACTGGCGCATGCCGGTATGACCCGCAGCGTGATCGTCTGTAACGGCTATAAAGACCGCGAGTATATCCGTCTGGCGCTGGTCGGCGAAAAGATGGGCCACAAGGTCTATCTGGTCATCGAAAAAATGTCGGAAATCGCGATTGTGCTGGAAGAAGCCGAGCGCCTGAATGTCGTTCCGCGCCTGGGCGTGCGTGCGCGTCTGGCCTCGCAGGGCTCCGGTAAATGGCAGTCTTCCGGCGGTGAAAAATCGAAGTTCGGCCTCGCGGCAACCCAGGTTCTGCAACTGGTTGAGATTCTGCGCGCGGCGGGGCACCTGGACAGCCTGCAACTGCTGCATTTCCACCTCGGCTCGCAGATGGCCAATATTCGTGATATCGCCACCGGCGTGCGCGAATCGGCGCGTTTCTACGTCGAGCTGCATAAACTGGGCGTCAATATTCAGTGCTTCGACGTCGGCGGCGGTCTGGGCGTGGACTACGAAGGGACGCGCTCGCAGTCTGACTGCTCGGTAAACTACGGCCTGAACGAATACGCCAACAACATTATCTGGGCGATTGGCGATGCCTGTGAAGAGAATGGCCTACCGCATCCGACGGTGATTACCGAGTCGGGTCGCGCGGTCACCGCACACCACACCGTGCTGGTCTCCAACATCATCGGCGTTGAGCGCAACGAATACACCGAAGCGACCCCGCCTGCGCAAGACGCGGCGCGTCCGCTGCAAAGTATGTGGGAAACCTGGCAGGAGATGCACGAGACCGGCAACCGCCGCTCGTTGCGCGAATGGCTGCACGACAGCCAGATGGACCTGCATGATATTCATATCGGCTACTCGTCCGGTACCTTCAATCTTCAGGAGCGCGCCTGGGCGGAACAGCTGTATCTGAACATGTGCCATGAAGTCCAGAAGCAGCTCGATCCGAGCAACCGCGCGCATCGTCCGATTATCGACGAACTGCAGGAACGAATGGCGGATAAGATTTACGTCAACTTCTCGCTGTTCCAGTCGATGCCGGATGCATGGGGTATCGATCAGCTGTTCCCGGTGATGCCGCTGGAAGGGTTGAACATGGTGCCTGAACGCCGCGCGGTGCTGCTGGATATCACCTGCGACTCCGATGGCGCGATTGACCATTACGTGGATGGCGACGGGATTGCCACCACCATGCCGATGCCGGAATACGATCCTGAAAACCCGCCGATGCTGGGCTTCTTTATGGTTGGCGCCTATCAGGAGATCCTCGGCAACATGCACAACCTGTTCGGCGATACCGAAGCGGTGGACGTATTCGTCTTCCCTGACGGCAGCGTGGAGGTTGAGCTTTCCGACGAAGGGGATACCGTGGCGGATATGCTGCAATATGTGCAGCTCGATCCGAACACGCTGTTGACCCAGTTCCGCGATCAGGTGAAAAACTCCGGCCTCGACGACGCGCTGCAACAGCAGTTCCTCGAAGAGTTTGAAGCGGGGCTGTACGGATATACTTATCTGGAAGACGAGTAA